One Gammaproteobacteria bacterium DNA window includes the following coding sequences:
- the fliP gene encoding flagellar type III secretion system pore protein FliP (The bacterial flagellar biogenesis protein FliP forms a type III secretion system (T3SS)-type pore required for flagellar assembly.): MKYILILFSMLLVPVTAFAEPGLPTISVSTNPEGGQTYTLSIQALAMMTAFAFLPAALLMMTSFARIIIVLSILRQALGTMQTPTTQILIALALFLTFFIMEPVFDKVYQDGIAPYLENEIGPKEAFEKSREPIREFMMAQTRDTDINMFANISGKTDIESPEDVPFSLLMPAFITSELKTAFQIGFLIFIPFLIIDLVVASVLMAMGMMMLSPMIISLPFKIMLFVLVDGWALIMGTLAASFYM, from the coding sequence ATGAAATATATTTTGATACTATTTTCAATGTTGCTGGTTCCAGTCACAGCTTTTGCGGAACCTGGGCTTCCCACCATATCAGTATCGACGAATCCCGAAGGCGGACAAACCTATACATTAAGCATTCAGGCATTAGCCATGATGACGGCATTTGCATTTTTGCCGGCAGCGCTGTTGATGATGACCTCATTTGCTCGAATTATTATTGTGCTCTCTATTTTGCGTCAGGCACTGGGCACAATGCAGACACCGACGACTCAGATATTAATTGCATTGGCTCTATTTTTGACCTTTTTTATTATGGAACCCGTTTTTGACAAGGTATACCAAGATGGTATTGCACCTTATCTGGAAAATGAAATCGGGCCAAAAGAAGCTTTTGAAAAATCAAGAGAGCCTATACGTGAGTTCATGATGGCTCAGACCCGTGATACTGATATTAATATGTTTGCCAATATTTCAGGGAAAACAGATATCGAATCACCAGAGGATGTACCTTTTTCATTGTTGATGCCTGCATTTATTACCAGTGAATTAAAAACAGCCTTTCAAATTGGTTTTTTAATTTTCATTCCTTTTTTAATTATTGATCTTGTCGTGGCCAGTGTATTGATGGCGATGGGTATGATGATGCTTTCACCCATGATTATTTCACTGCCATTTAAAATAATGCTGTTTGTTCTGGTCGATGGTTGGGCGCTCATCATGGGTACGCTGGCAGCAAGTTTTTATATGTAA
- the fliR gene encoding flagellar biosynthetic protein FliR: MHFQAAEVIEWIGSYFWPFVRIGGMLMIAPIFSGRMIPARIRIVIAIVLTITIAPLAPPMPIVDPLGPEGILITFNQLVIGLMMGFALRVVFTALEMGGQVIGQLMGLGFAQMVDPQNGVSVPVVGQIYSILGTLIFVTLNGHLILIEVLANSFQSMPVTLQGIPISHFWDMLMWGSWMFFGAIMIAIPAIAALFMVNVAFAVLARTAPQLNIFAVGFPITLILGFVIIILSLGSFYPQFEQLLENGFAVIKRIVGL; this comes from the coding sequence ATGCATTTTCAAGCGGCTGAAGTTATAGAGTGGATTGGGAGTTATTTCTGGCCGTTTGTACGCATTGGCGGCATGTTAATGATCGCCCCTATATTCTCAGGGCGAATGATTCCCGCACGTATTCGAATCGTTATTGCAATTGTACTTACGATTACGATTGCCCCCTTGGCTCCTCCCATGCCCATTGTCGACCCGCTGGGACCGGAAGGGATATTAATTACCTTCAATCAATTAGTGATTGGATTAATGATGGGCTTTGCACTGCGAGTTGTGTTTACTGCTCTGGAGATGGGAGGGCAAGTCATTGGCCAATTGATGGGGCTGGGTTTTGCTCAGATGGTGGATCCTCAAAATGGTGTTTCTGTGCCGGTGGTAGGTCAAATTTACAGTATATTAGGGACGCTTATTTTTGTGACATTAAATGGTCATCTGATTTTGATTGAAGTGCTTGCCAATAGTTTTCAATCCATGCCAGTGACATTGCAGGGGATTCCCATCAGTCACTTCTGGGACATGTTGATGTGGGGCAGCTGGATGTTTTTTGGAGCCATCATGATTGCGATTCCTGCAATTGCCGCTCTGTTTATGGTGAATGTTGCTTTTGCGGTATTAGCACGGACAGCACCTCAACTAAATATTTTTGCCGTCGGTTTTCCGATCACTTTAATTCTGGGCTTTGTGATTATTATTTTATCGCTTGGAAGCTTTTACCCTCAATTT
- the fliM gene encoding flagellar motor switch protein FliM — MSANDLLSQDEIDALLHGVSSGDVETEEFDPDDEGVASAYDFNSQDRIVRGRMPTLEMINERFARYFRISLFNMLRRTSEISVEGVQMLKFAEYVHSLFVPTNLNLVKADPLRGTMLFILDPKLVFIIVDNFFGGDGRHAKIEGREFTMTEQRVIQLVLKRIFADMSEAWEAVMPLEYEYLSSEVNPHFANIVSPSEVVVVSSFNIELDGGSGSFHAVIPYAMLEPIRELLDAGIQSDRVETDERWSNALRSEINTALVGMSSTLVETEITLRDVMNMKTGDIIPIDIEDEIHMDVEGVPIFNGSFGVSRGNIAFKVSGKIERESVDSGGA, encoded by the coding sequence ATGTCAGCGAATGACCTGTTATCACAGGATGAAATTGATGCACTGCTGCATGGAGTATCCAGCGGCGATGTAGAGACTGAAGAGTTTGACCCGGATGATGAGGGGGTTGCTTCGGCTTATGACTTTAATAGTCAAGATCGAATCGTTCGCGGTCGAATGCCGACTCTGGAGATGATTAACGAACGCTTCGCCCGTTACTTTCGAATCAGTCTTTTTAATATGTTACGGCGCACCTCTGAAATTTCAGTTGAAGGGGTGCAGATGCTCAAATTTGCAGAGTATGTACATAGTTTGTTTGTGCCCACTAATTTGAACTTGGTCAAGGCTGATCCATTGCGTGGAACGATGCTGTTTATATTGGACCCGAAGCTTGTTTTTATCATTGTAGATAATTTTTTTGGCGGAGATGGCCGCCACGCAAAGATCGAAGGCCGTGAATTTACGATGACGGAGCAACGCGTGATCCAGCTTGTATTGAAGCGAATTTTTGCAGATATGAGTGAAGCATGGGAAGCGGTCATGCCGTTGGAGTACGAATACTTAAGCTCTGAAGTAAACCCTCATTTTGCCAATATTGTTAGCCCCAGCGAAGTGGTGGTGGTCAGCTCTTTTAATATTGAGCTTGATGGAGGAAGTGGTTCATTTCATGCCGTCATTCCATATGCGATGTTGGAGCCGATCCGTGAATTATTAGATGCGGGTATTCAAAGTGACCGTGTAGAAACTGACGAACGCTGGTCGAATGCTTTACGCAGTGAAATTAATACAGCTTTGGTCGGTATGAGTTCAACGTTGGTTGAAACAGAGATCACGTTACGTGATGTGATGAATATGAAAACCGGCGATATTATTCCAATCGATATTGAGGATGAAATTCATATGGATGTTGAAGGTGTTCCAATTTTTAACGGCTCATTTGGAGTGTCTCGTGGCAATATTGCATTTAAAGTTTCAGGGAAAATTGAACGGGAATCAGTCGATTCAGGAGGGGCATAA
- the fliQ gene encoding flagellar biosynthesis protein FliQ, translating into MTPEFVLTIGRQALEVTLALISVLLIPALLVGLLVSTFQAATQISEATLSFIPKLMITFAALLMAGPWMLQLLTTYTQRLYEAIPTMIGL; encoded by the coding sequence ATGACCCCAGAATTTGTATTAACAATCGGCCGACAAGCGTTGGAAGTCACTTTGGCTCTGATTTCTGTACTACTGATTCCTGCCTTGCTAGTTGGATTGTTGGTCAGCACATTTCAAGCCGCCACACAAATTAGTGAAGCAACATTAAGTTTTATACCTAAGTTGATGATTACATTTGCAGCACTGTTGATGGCAGGGCCCTGGATGTTGCAATTGTTAACCACATATACGCAGCGTTTGTATGAAGCCATTCCAACCATGATCGGTCTCTGA
- a CDS encoding transglycosylase SLT domain-containing protein: protein MHHTSTPFPLRIIAIILLLLANYSYANTPASQHTKQQSTFLEAERALEKGNLDRFNTLIKNLQNYPLYPDLLYKSMQRRISHLSQSDIDSFAHAFPGTLANKRLQQAWLKNLARNKLWKAYLKNWKPTKNIALQCHHLNALFNTNQQQKAFEKSEPLWLVGYSQNNACSRVFTAWEKNGGINSTLIWKRIKLAMKNGNLSLASHLAKKLNKTDQHWVSLWKQTYKNPLFVLDKKKFRLNHLVKSEIFVNAIEKTSKKNGEHAATLWKKLSVNYRFSPDEQARIKRTIAMAHVVNHHPSALKWLADIPETHVDKEIRDWRIRMALRNENWSGVRFWIQQLPANEKNSERWRYWLARALEATGNNDLAKKQYEITATSRDFYGFLAADKIGVPYQFSDYPLIFPKSEYKTIEHISGFKEAREYYQLNRLIEARNHWWFMSRKMDQKLLKRAAKVAQNWGWHHTAIFTLAKTDYRDDLNLRFPVSFEKKVAEEAEKHNLDSAWVYAIIRRESAFNIEARSRSGALGLMQLMPKTGKYIANIQNTRLKSKKELLNANLNIQLGTAYMKYVLDKLDGNAVLAIAAYNAGPNRIKNWIPEHKSVPADIWLETLPIRETRKYLRAVLAYTAVYEKLLGHTQTRLSDRMPPIQSEKMALAMLQKNGKQTIRPNL, encoded by the coding sequence TTGCATCATACTTCAACGCCATTCCCCCTAAGAATAATTGCTATCATCTTGCTTTTATTGGCGAACTATAGCTATGCAAATACCCCTGCATCACAACATACCAAGCAGCAAAGCACTTTTTTAGAGGCAGAACGCGCTCTGGAAAAAGGTAATCTCGATCGGTTTAATACGCTTATAAAAAATCTGCAAAACTATCCGCTTTACCCTGATTTACTCTACAAATCAATGCAGCGCCGCATCAGTCATCTTTCCCAATCAGATATTGATTCATTTGCACACGCTTTTCCCGGAACACTCGCAAATAAACGCCTACAACAAGCCTGGCTCAAAAATTTAGCAAGGAACAAGTTGTGGAAAGCTTATCTTAAAAACTGGAAACCCACAAAAAATATAGCCCTGCAATGTCACCACCTCAATGCACTTTTCAACACAAATCAACAACAAAAAGCATTTGAAAAATCAGAGCCGCTTTGGCTTGTTGGCTATTCGCAAAACAATGCATGTAGCCGTGTGTTTACCGCATGGGAAAAAAACGGGGGTATTAATAGCACGTTGATCTGGAAGCGCATCAAATTGGCGATGAAAAACGGCAACTTGTCTTTGGCCAGTCATTTAGCAAAAAAACTGAACAAAACAGATCAACACTGGGTCTCGCTCTGGAAGCAAACCTATAAAAACCCATTATTTGTACTCGACAAGAAAAAATTCCGCCTCAATCACCTAGTCAAAAGTGAAATTTTTGTTAATGCCATCGAAAAAACCAGTAAAAAAAATGGTGAACATGCAGCAACTCTTTGGAAAAAACTCTCGGTAAATTACCGGTTCAGCCCAGATGAACAAGCTCGAATTAAACGAACCATCGCCATGGCTCATGTCGTCAACCATCACCCAAGTGCTCTGAAATGGCTTGCTGATATACCTGAAACTCATGTAGATAAAGAAATACGAGACTGGCGAATCAGGATGGCACTACGAAATGAAAACTGGAGTGGCGTACGTTTCTGGATCCAGCAACTTCCTGCCAATGAAAAAAATAGTGAACGGTGGCGCTACTGGCTTGCTCGTGCTTTAGAAGCGACGGGTAACAATGACCTGGCAAAAAAGCAGTATGAAATAACAGCCACCTCCCGAGATTTTTATGGTTTTTTAGCCGCTGATAAAATTGGCGTGCCCTACCAGTTCAGTGACTATCCACTCATATTTCCCAAATCCGAATATAAAACCATAGAACATATTTCCGGCTTTAAAGAAGCTCGGGAATATTATCAGCTGAATCGCCTGATTGAAGCACGAAACCACTGGTGGTTCATGTCCAGAAAAATGGATCAAAAATTATTAAAGCGTGCCGCAAAAGTCGCACAGAACTGGGGGTGGCATCATACTGCTATTTTCACCTTGGCAAAAACAGACTACAGAGATGATCTGAATTTACGTTTTCCAGTCAGTTTTGAAAAAAAGGTAGCAGAAGAAGCAGAAAAACATAACCTGGACAGCGCTTGGGTTTATGCCATTATTCGTCGAGAAAGTGCCTTTAATATTGAGGCTCGCTCCAGAAGTGGTGCATTAGGCCTCATGCAACTCATGCCCAAAACTGGAAAATATATTGCTAACATTCAAAATACCCGATTGAAAAGTAAAAAAGAGCTTCTGAATGCCAATCTTAATATCCAGCTAGGGACTGCTTATATGAAATATGTGCTGGATAAACTTGACGGCAATGCTGTGCTCGCTATTGCCGCTTATAATGCAGGCCCTAATCGAATTAAAAACTGGATACCTGAACATAAGTCCGTGCCTGCTGATATCTGGCTAGAAACATTACCTATACGGGAAACACGAAAATATCTACGTGCTGTCTTAGCCTATACTGCTGTTTATGAAAAACTATTAGGACATACTCAAACTCGGCTCAGTGACCGTATGCCCCCTATCCAGTCTGAAAAGATGGCACTTGCCATGTTGCAAAAAAATGGAAAGCAGACTATACGTCCGAATCTGTGA
- the fliN gene encoding flagellar motor switch protein FliN has translation MSDENQDDQALADEWAAALEESGDSEDDAVNSDDIIDQATPAAATPEVDSPTPTPETSPPAADFPNLQDENSIIGDGSLDMILDIPVTIAMELGRTKISIKNLLQLNQGSVVELDRLAGEPMDVLVNNTLVAHGEVVVVNEKFGIRLTDVVSTSERVKNLN, from the coding sequence ATGAGTGATGAAAATCAAGATGACCAAGCACTTGCTGATGAGTGGGCCGCTGCACTAGAGGAGTCAGGTGATAGTGAGGACGATGCTGTAAACAGTGATGACATCATTGATCAGGCGACTCCGGCTGCTGCAACGCCTGAAGTGGATTCACCCACACCCACACCAGAAACATCACCACCGGCAGCAGACTTTCCAAATTTACAAGATGAAAATTCGATTATTGGTGACGGAAGCCTGGATATGATTCTGGATATTCCTGTCACGATTGCTATGGAGCTTGGGCGCACAAAAATTAGCATTAAAAATTTACTTCAACTCAATCAAGGCTCAGTGGTTGAGTTAGATCGCCTAGCGGGAGAGCCGATGGATGTATTGGTTAATAATACATTGGTGGCACATGGTGAGGTTGTCGTGGTTAATGAAAAATTTGGTATTAGATTAACGGATGTAGTAAGTACCTCTGAACGTGTAAAAAACCTTAATTAG
- the fliO gene encoding flagellar biosynthetic protein FliO, whose amino-acid sequence MIFYRKKWILRGIISSAFLPSLLLAADEIPLEKTLQSPLNTESMVSVIGSLFLIVILILVAAWLFKRFGQLQSIPHNELKMLASLSTGQRERIVLLQVGGKQLLVGVTQGSIRTLYELENPIQTQKSDSEKSSFVERLAAAMKKEGQNQS is encoded by the coding sequence GTGATATTTTATAGAAAAAAATGGATTTTAAGGGGAATCATCTCTTCTGCTTTTTTACCTTCACTTCTGTTGGCAGCCGATGAAATTCCGTTAGAAAAAACGCTGCAAAGTCCTTTAAATACAGAAAGCATGGTCAGTGTTATCGGGAGTCTATTTCTGATTGTGATTTTGATTCTGGTTGCGGCCTGGCTATTTAAACGTTTTGGTCAACTTCAAAGTATTCCTCATAATGAGTTAAAAATGCTGGCCAGCTTATCGACTGGCCAGCGTGAGCGAATTGTATTGCTGCAGGTGGGGGGGAAACAGCTATTGGTCGGTGTGACTCAAGGAAGTATTCGAACACTTTATGAGTTAGAGAACCCGATTCAAACACAAAAATCTGATTCAGAAAAAAGCTCTTTTGTTGAACGGTTGGCGGCTGCCATGAAAAAAGAGGGGCAGAATCAGTCATGA
- a CDS encoding flagellar basal body-associated FliL family protein, whose translation MAEEETNAPEEGEKKKKGGNLIVIILIVLIVLILGGVGALFMTGIVKMGGDDTPQEEAHTDEESHAAIYFKLEPAFVSNITLKKRSRFIQIAIEVVSTDPEAIENLKIHSPVIRNNLGILFSGIGDEEVNTREGKERLRSQVLKEIQGILKDKSGMEGIDDVFFTGFVVQ comes from the coding sequence GTGGCTGAAGAAGAGACAAATGCGCCAGAAGAGGGCGAGAAAAAGAAAAAAGGTGGCAACCTTATTGTCATTATTTTGATCGTGCTGATTGTTCTTATATTAGGTGGGGTTGGTGCTCTTTTTATGACCGGAATCGTCAAAATGGGTGGCGACGATACTCCACAGGAGGAAGCTCATACGGATGAAGAGAGCCATGCCGCGATCTATTTTAAACTCGAACCCGCTTTTGTCTCTAATATCACATTGAAAAAACGCTCTCGATTTATCCAGATCGCTATTGAAGTGGTTTCTACTGACCCTGAGGCCATTGAAAATCTGAAAATACATAGTCCGGTTATACGTAATAATCTGGGTATTTTATTTAGTGGTATCGGTGATGAAGAGGTTAATACCCGAGAAGGCAAGGAAAGACTGCGCAGCCAGGTATTAAAAGAGATACAGGGGATATTGAAAGATAAGTCTGGCATGGAAGGGATTGACGATGTGTTCTTTACTGGGTTTGTGGTTCAGTAA
- the moeB gene encoding molybdopterin-synthase adenylyltransferase MoeB: protein MKEKNRRLAEIKLKIPEIAPLKAFEMQQDGAVLIDVREADEIAQGSPVGAARLGRGFLELRIEESVTDLAQPLLVMCAGGVRSLFAAENLKNMGYENVCSIAGGFNGWKNEGLNFEVPRTLDKDARERYSRHLLVPGIGEAGQLKLMDSKVLLIGAGGIGSPASLYLAAAGVGTLGIIDHDVVDRSNLQRQVVHTESRIGTPKVASAKETLENLNPTVNIVTYEARLDSSNVEEIFSKYDVVIDGSDNLATRYLVSDACAYLKIPNVHGAVYRFEGQVTVFWPDHESGEGPCYRCLFPKMPSDDLAPSCAQSGVLGVLPGTIGLLEATEALKILLGMGTPLVGKMLYYDALESSFMTLKLKRNPDCKVCGENAEFNGFEDVVEVCSIA from the coding sequence ATGAAAGAAAAAAATCGCCGGTTAGCTGAAATAAAATTAAAAATTCCTGAAATAGCCCCGTTGAAAGCGTTTGAAATGCAGCAAGATGGAGCCGTATTAATTGATGTTCGTGAGGCGGATGAAATAGCACAAGGAAGCCCTGTGGGTGCTGCGCGATTAGGTCGGGGGTTTTTAGAACTTCGAATTGAAGAGTCTGTGACCGATTTAGCACAGCCACTGCTTGTGATGTGTGCAGGAGGAGTGCGCTCGCTGTTTGCAGCAGAAAATTTGAAAAATATGGGATATGAAAATGTATGCTCTATTGCGGGTGGATTTAATGGCTGGAAAAATGAGGGGCTAAATTTTGAAGTGCCTCGTACACTTGATAAAGACGCACGTGAGCGTTATTCACGCCACCTGTTGGTTCCTGGAATTGGTGAAGCTGGCCAGCTAAAGTTGATGGATAGCAAGGTATTGTTGATCGGGGCGGGCGGTATCGGCTCTCCAGCTTCTCTTTATCTGGCCGCTGCTGGTGTTGGCACATTAGGTATCATAGATCATGATGTTGTTGATCGCAGCAACTTACAGCGCCAGGTGGTGCATACAGAGTCACGCATTGGTACCCCGAAGGTCGCTTCAGCAAAAGAGACTCTGGAAAATCTGAATCCTACTGTTAATATCGTAACTTATGAAGCTCGCCTCGATAGCAGTAATGTTGAAGAAATTTTTTCAAAATATGATGTAGTTATTGATGGCTCTGATAATTTGGCGACACGTTATTTGGTCAGTGATGCATGCGCATACTTAAAAATTCCAAATGTTCATGGGGCTGTTTACCGTTTTGAGGGGCAGGTAACCGTTTTTTGGCCGGATCATGAGTCTGGAGAGGGGCCTTGCTATCGTTGCCTGTTTCCAAAAATGCCCTCGGATGATCTGGCGCCTTCATGTGCACAATCAGGTGTGCTTGGAGTATTACCTGGAACGATTGGTTTACTAGAAGCGACTGAGGCACTGAAAATTTTACTTGGCATGGGAACGCCACTGGTCGGGAAGATGCTTTATTACGATGCACTTGAAAGCAGCTTTATGACACTGAAACTCAAACGCAACCCTGACTGTAAAGTCTGTGGTGAAAATGCAGAGTTTAATGGTTTTGAAGATGTTGTGGAAGTGTGCTCTATAGCCTAA